The DNA window ACGTCTTCCTCAACGCGATTTACATAAGGCAGGGGGAGATCGATGCCATCCTTGAGAGCGACGAGAGCAGGGAAAAGGTCGTTCGCCAGGTTCTCGGCCTCGACAGGTACGAAAACGCCTACAAAAATCTCCTCGAAGTGAGAAAGGAAATCGAACGCAGGATAAAATCGACGGAGGACTACCTGAAGAGCACGGAAAACCTCGACGAGCTGATTGGAGAGATGGAGAGGGAGCTCTCAAACGCCCTCAAAGAGATAAGCAAGCTCTCACCCCAGATTCCAAAGCTGGAGAAGGAACTGGAGGGAGTGGAGAGAAAGCTCGGGGAGCTCGATGCCCTGGAGAAGGAGATAAACTCCCTCAGACTTGAGGTCAAGGAGAGGGAAGGGAACCGAAAGCGGCTTGAGACGAAGCTGGAGGGACTTGAGAAACGCATAGCCGAGAGCAAACAAAGATTGAGTGAGCTGGAGGAGTGGGTGAAGGAGTTCCGTAAGTTAAAGGAGAAAGCCGAGTCCTACCTGAAGCTCTCGAACTTCAGAAAGCGCTATGTGGACGAGAAGGCCAGAAACGAGAAGCTCGCCGAGAACTACAGGGCACAGATTTCGGCGATAGAGGAGCGCCTCGCCGAGCTGAGCGAACTGGAGAAGCGCCTCAAGTATCTGGAGAAAGAGAGGGACAGGCTCGAAAGGAAACTCAAAGGGCTCGAAAAGGACGCCCGGACATACGAGGATGCTAAATCCACCTTGTCGCAGCTGGAAGGCCTCAGAAAACGCCTCGAACTTTCCAGGGAGGAGATAGAAAAGCTCTCCGCAGAGATCGAGGCTGCAAAGAAGAGGAAGGAGGAGATACAAGTAGAGCTAAACGAGATAAACGAGGAGCGCGGTGGACTGAAAAACCTGGTCAAGGAGAGGAACAGGGCTATAATGGAGCTGAAGAAGGCCAAAGGCAGATGTCCGGTCTGCGGCAGAGAGCTGACCGAGGAGCACCGGAATGAGATAATCGAGAAGTACCGGGCGGAACTTAAGGAGGTCTCCCTATCCCTGAAGGAACTCGACGAGAGGGAGAGGAAGCTCAGGAGCGAGCTCGTCAAAATAGAGAAGGTTCTGAAGAGGGAGCGCGAGCTCATAAGGCAGAAGGAGCTCCTCGACCAGATAGCCGGCCTTGAAGAGAAGCTGAAGGAATACGACCTTGAGGGACTCAGGAAAAAGGCGGAGGAATACGAGGGAGTGAAGAGCGAACTGAGCAAGCTGGAAGGTGAGCTGGAGAGTGCGAAAGCCGAGCTTGAGAAGGCACAGACCCTCGAAAAGAAGAGGGCACTCGCCGAGGGGAAACTCAAGTCGATCGAGGAGAAGCTGAGAAAGCTCGATGAAGAGCTTGAGGAGATGGGCTTCTCCGAGATGGAGGAACTCGACGGAAAGCTTGCCGAGCTTGAACCGTCCTACAAGCGCTACCTCGAACTGAAGAACTCCGAGAAAGAGTTCGAGAGGGAGAAGAATAACCTAGAGAGGCTCAGGCTGGAGCTTGAGGAGGTAAAACGCAGCCTGGAGGCCGAGATCAGAGCCCTGAACGCGCTGATGGATGAGCTGACAGAGAAGGAGAGGCTTTACAGCAGGGAGGAGCACGAAAAGACCCGGGAAGCCTTCGCCTCGCTCAGAGAGGAGCTGGCCGGAAAGAAGGCCCGGCTAGATGCTTTGGAGAAGAAGCGCGACGATACCATGGAAAACCTCCGGAAGCTCAAGGAGGAGAAAGACCGGAGAAAGGAGAAGGCAAAGGAACTTGAGGAGCTCAAGAAAGCCCGCGAGAGGGTCCAGGAACTCAGGGAGAAGGTGAGGCGCTACAAGGCCATGCTCAAGGAGGGGGCACTGGCGAAGGTCGGCGAGATAGCCAGTGAGATATTCGAAGAGCTGACCGAGGAGAAGTACTCCGGGGTTACCGTGAAGGCGGAGGAGAACAGGATAAGGCTCGGGGTGCTCTACAACGGCAGGGAATACGGCCTCGGCTTCCTCAGCGGTGGGGAGAGGATAGCCCTCGGCTTGGCCTTCAGGCTGGCGCTCTCGCTCTATCTCGCGGGTGAGATAAGCCTGCTCATCCTGGACGAGCCAACGCCCTACCTCGACGACGAGAGGAGGAGAAGGCTCGTCGACATAATGCAGCGCTACCTGAGGAAGATACCGCAGGTCATAGTCGTTTCGCACGATGAAGAGCTGAAAGATGCCGCCGACAGGGTGATACGGGTGAGCCTTGAGAACGGCGTCTCGGTGGTCAAAGAGGTCGAGCTGGGGGTGTGACGATGGGGTACAGGCTCATAGACAGGGCCAGCGTTGACAGGATAAAACGGATGCTCCAGAGGGGCTACGCCGAGGCGCAGGAGAAGCTGAAAACCATAGAGTGGCGCGAGCTGCCGGAGAGGAGGGGGAGCAGGGTCTACGCCATCGATGGGAGCCAGGGGAAGCAGAGGCTCAGCGGAACGATTTTCTACGTCGTCTCAAGTTACGCCTTCGGCAACGGCCCGGCATACAGGCTGGTCTACACCAACGCCATGCTCTACAACCAGGGCATATCCGACCAGATAATCCGCCTCCAGATGGAGACCCTTGAGAACAAGCTGGGTTTTCTGGCGGCGAATATTGGCAGTGTCGACTACGTCATGATGGACGGAACGCTGACCGGCTCGCTCACTAGGCCGCCCGTTTATCCGGAGAGCGTGAGGGGGATAACGACCATAAAGAGCGCCCTCGGGGACGAGCGCCTTGAGGAGCTTATAGAGCGCTTCATTGAGGAGCTAAGGGAGCACTACGAGGAGATGGAAAGAAAACTAACGAGGGACGGCAGGATAAACGGCGACGTGATCCTGGCCGACAGGGTTCTTGAAGAGTATGCCGAGTACTACAGGGCCATGGAAGGGAAGGAGATCGTCAACTACGACGGCGCATTCAGGGAAATCAGGAAAGCCCTCAAGGAGGAAGACACCGTAAAGGCCACGGAGATACTCGAAAATCTTGAGGAGTACGCCGAGAGCAAGCGCCTCTCCCTAGACGACGCCAGAAACGCCGTCCACGTCGTTCTCGGCTACTTGGAGTACCTGTACTCGCTTGAAAAGCTCCTGGGAAGCGGCCAGTTCGATCTCGTCTACGTCGCCAAGAGCTTCTACAACAGAAAGCTGACCCAAAAGCTCGGGATAGACATCGTTGACGTGCCATACCTCGACGCATACCTCAGAAAGACCTACGGCGAGGAGAGGGCGGGCTACTACGTAATAACCCAGGGAGGGAAGGCCATAAGCCACAGGATGCCCAAGGTTCTGAGGAAACACTTCCCCAAGGTTGAGCACTTCATAGAAAACGGCGTTCCAATGACCTACATCCGCACCATGAAGGGCGGCGTCATATACCTCCTCCAGAGCAACAGGGAGATAGATGACGACCTGCTGGCGGAGATACTCTGGCACGAGAGGAACGGCTACTTCAGGCCGCTCCAGAGGGCCCACGAGGGAGTGAAAATCGAGAAGAAAGCCTTCGAGGCAGAGCTGAAGGCGCTGCTCAACATAATAAAGGCGGAAAGTCCAGAGCTGAGGGTCTTCCTGAAGTACGGAAGGTCACCCCTTGAGTAGTCGAAAGATTTAAACGCCTGGACAAATAATCCATGGCCATGAGAAAATGGCTCCCCGCCCTGCTGACCCTTTCAATCATAGCCGGCTTCCTCGGCGTCTACGTGGGCTCGGTTAACCTGAACCCCTCGGACGTAACGGCCAGCGTGGCCTACGGGATAAAATCAGTCCTATCCGGGATATTTCCGTTCATAAAACCCGGGGAGAGGCCGAAGGCCTTCATCATCGTGTGGGAGCTTCGTCTTCCAAGGGTCCTGCTGGCATATCTGGTCGGACTTTCCCTCGCCTCGGCGGGCGTTGCCAGCCAGGCACTCTTCAGGAACCCATTGGCTGACCCGTACATAATCGGAGTGAGCGCTGGGGCGGGAATAGGCGCCGCTTTTGCGGCCATCTACGCACCCGCGCACATGGGCTCCTTCGCCCTGGTCTCCGCCCTGCTCTCGGTTCTGGTGGTCTACACGGTCTCGAAGGTCGACGGCCACGTTCCAGTTGACACGCTCCTCCTGGCGGGCATAGCCTACGGCTTTCTGGCGAGCGCGGTAACGTGGTACCTCATCATAAGCCAGGGGGAAAGGGCGCACGTAACGTGGATGTGGCTCATGGGAACGTTCAACGGCGCCGGCTGGGGCGACGTTGGCGAGATGTTCATCGTTGCAGTCCTCGGTGTCGGCTTCCTGGCCTGGAAGTGGAGGGAGCTGAACCTGATACTCTTCGGGGAGGAGAGCATAGCCCTCGGTCTGGACGTTCACCTGTACCGGAAGCTCTTCATTGGAGCGATAGCGGTTCTAACCGCTTTCTCCGTCTCCACCGCAGGGATAATCGGCTTCATCGGCCTCGTCAGTCCGCACATAATGCGTCTCCTCCTGGGCCCGAACCACAGGGAGCTCACGCCGGCGAGCGCCCTGTTCGGAGGCGTTCTCCTCGTCTTCGCAGACCTGCTGGCGAGGACGCTGGCAAAGCCCACCGAACTCCCCGTCGGCATCATAACCGCCCTCATGGGGGCGCCCTTCTTCCTCTACCTCCTGATGAAGCACAAGAGGGGTGAGCTGTACTCATGAGAACTCTTGAGGTCAGGGTTTCCTTCGCCTACGGCGAGAAGGAAGTATTG is part of the Thermococcus sp. 21S7 genome and encodes:
- the rad50 gene encoding DNA double-strand break repair ATPase Rad50; the protein is MKIEKLIIKDFRSHGLTKVNFTSGINLIIGQNGSGKSSLLDALLVGLYWPSKPKDLRKEDILRVDGKSTEITVFFEKDGIKYQLHRNITRGMAFAKYHDGSSWKHATETSQKAVRDWMEKLVPYDVFLNAIYIRQGEIDAILESDESREKVVRQVLGLDRYENAYKNLLEVRKEIERRIKSTEDYLKSTENLDELIGEMERELSNALKEISKLSPQIPKLEKELEGVERKLGELDALEKEINSLRLEVKEREGNRKRLETKLEGLEKRIAESKQRLSELEEWVKEFRKLKEKAESYLKLSNFRKRYVDEKARNEKLAENYRAQISAIEERLAELSELEKRLKYLEKERDRLERKLKGLEKDARTYEDAKSTLSQLEGLRKRLELSREEIEKLSAEIEAAKKRKEEIQVELNEINEERGGLKNLVKERNRAIMELKKAKGRCPVCGRELTEEHRNEIIEKYRAELKEVSLSLKELDERERKLRSELVKIEKVLKRERELIRQKELLDQIAGLEEKLKEYDLEGLRKKAEEYEGVKSELSKLEGELESAKAELEKAQTLEKKRALAEGKLKSIEEKLRKLDEELEEMGFSEMEELDGKLAELEPSYKRYLELKNSEKEFEREKNNLERLRLELEEVKRSLEAEIRALNALMDELTEKERLYSREEHEKTREAFASLREELAGKKARLDALEKKRDDTMENLRKLKEEKDRRKEKAKELEELKKARERVQELREKVRRYKAMLKEGALAKVGEIASEIFEELTEEKYSGVTVKAEENRIRLGVLYNGREYGLGFLSGGERIALGLAFRLALSLYLAGEISLLILDEPTPYLDDERRRRLVDIMQRYLRKIPQVIVVSHDEELKDAADRVIRVSLENGVSVVKEVELGV
- the nurA gene encoding DNA double-strand break repair nuclease NurA: MGYRLIDRASVDRIKRMLQRGYAEAQEKLKTIEWRELPERRGSRVYAIDGSQGKQRLSGTIFYVVSSYAFGNGPAYRLVYTNAMLYNQGISDQIIRLQMETLENKLGFLAANIGSVDYVMMDGTLTGSLTRPPVYPESVRGITTIKSALGDERLEELIERFIEELREHYEEMERKLTRDGRINGDVILADRVLEEYAEYYRAMEGKEIVNYDGAFREIRKALKEEDTVKATEILENLEEYAESKRLSLDDARNAVHVVLGYLEYLYSLEKLLGSGQFDLVYVAKSFYNRKLTQKLGIDIVDVPYLDAYLRKTYGEERAGYYVITQGGKAISHRMPKVLRKHFPKVEHFIENGVPMTYIRTMKGGVIYLLQSNREIDDDLLAEILWHERNGYFRPLQRAHEGVKIEKKAFEAELKALLNIIKAESPELRVFLKYGRSPLE
- a CDS encoding iron ABC transporter permease codes for the protein MRKWLPALLTLSIIAGFLGVYVGSVNLNPSDVTASVAYGIKSVLSGIFPFIKPGERPKAFIIVWELRLPRVLLAYLVGLSLASAGVASQALFRNPLADPYIIGVSAGAGIGAAFAAIYAPAHMGSFALVSALLSVLVVYTVSKVDGHVPVDTLLLAGIAYGFLASAVTWYLIISQGERAHVTWMWLMGTFNGAGWGDVGEMFIVAVLGVGFLAWKWRELNLILFGEESIALGLDVHLYRKLFIGAIAVLTAFSVSTAGIIGFIGLVSPHIMRLLLGPNHRELTPASALFGGVLLVFADLLARTLAKPTELPVGIITALMGAPFFLYLLMKHKRGELYS